The Pseudodesulfovibrio sp. zrk46 genome contains a region encoding:
- a CDS encoding response regulator — protein sequence MKEKISLRGRLLWPLGIGFLWLLFLLVLAVWSARSERSHVATMAEREAKAFFQQVVITRAWNAAHGGVYVVSTPQNQPNPYLKEKGRTVETVQGVTLTKINPAYMTRQISTIARSDHDVNFHITSLDPIRPGNKADEWEAEALKEFDRGAKEKFDLVATRYGQFFRYMAPLMAEKRCMRCHAEYGHSDKTILGGISVTFAAEPLIHTRKSSVAQTHLAFTLIFLVGFVGICGSTYLIQKKREEAERANRTKSVFLANMSHDMRTPLNGIMGMTELMQKKGLAHTQNRYAEMVRHAAWTLLEIITDITDFSRLESGRLELSEKVFDVRGMLEEALSVFRFESENKGVALSIEVSPDVPRVLKGDAFRLKQVVTNLVGNAIKFTQDGHVYVRMSLGEPPTGKAAAGLCNPVRVRVEVEDTGMGIPEEEQAEIFESFRQVDESYAKKHEGSGLGLAICKQLVAMMGGTISVDSVLGKGSIFAFDALLCTPGSGEAEEDVLETSAEAPDTPRRRILVAEDNPLNQTFARTILEEAGHEVTLAENGIEALRLLSESEYDMVFMDVQMPEMDGLEATRRVREGQAGTHSQTIPIVAATAFAVPGDRDKCMEAGMNGYVVKPLESRDLLQAVASFTGQAEDMETVDMAPAPQKNDIVIDVELALERLGGRRELFDKLVATFLDDSPRKLAALSEAVTSGNTEEVLRLSHGLKNSAGMVQAPEMAAVALELEMAVREERLTEIPELTDSLMAASDATMLALRKLVEA from the coding sequence ATGAAAGAGAAGATATCGTTGCGTGGCCGATTGCTGTGGCCTTTGGGAATCGGATTTCTGTGGCTTCTGTTCCTGCTGGTGCTGGCCGTGTGGTCAGCCCGTTCCGAACGGTCGCATGTGGCCACCATGGCCGAGCGCGAAGCCAAGGCTTTTTTCCAGCAGGTGGTCATCACCCGCGCCTGGAACGCAGCACATGGCGGTGTCTATGTTGTCTCCACGCCGCAGAATCAGCCCAACCCCTATCTCAAGGAAAAGGGGCGAACCGTCGAGACGGTGCAGGGTGTCACCCTGACCAAGATCAACCCCGCGTACATGACGCGCCAGATCTCCACCATTGCCCGCAGCGATCATGACGTGAATTTTCATATCACCAGCCTCGATCCCATCCGTCCCGGTAACAAGGCGGATGAATGGGAGGCCGAAGCCCTCAAGGAATTTGACCGGGGCGCCAAGGAGAAATTCGATCTGGTGGCCACTCGTTACGGTCAGTTTTTCCGTTACATGGCTCCGCTCATGGCAGAGAAACGGTGCATGCGTTGTCACGCCGAATACGGCCATTCGGATAAAACCATCCTCGGCGGCATTTCCGTCACCTTTGCGGCTGAACCGCTCATCCATACGCGAAAGAGTTCCGTGGCCCAGACCCACCTCGCCTTCACCCTGATTTTTCTCGTCGGTTTCGTGGGTATCTGCGGGTCTACCTATCTGATTCAGAAGAAGCGTGAGGAGGCGGAGCGCGCCAACCGGACCAAGTCCGTGTTTCTGGCCAACATGAGCCATGATATGCGCACGCCGCTTAACGGTATCATGGGCATGACCGAGTTGATGCAGAAGAAGGGGCTGGCCCACACCCAGAACCGCTACGCCGAGATGGTTCGCCATGCGGCTTGGACCCTGCTGGAGATCATCACCGATATTACCGACTTTTCCCGTCTCGAGTCCGGGCGGCTGGAGCTGTCCGAGAAGGTCTTTGACGTGCGCGGCATGTTGGAGGAGGCCCTGTCCGTGTTCCGCTTCGAGTCCGAGAACAAGGGCGTGGCTCTGAGCATTGAGGTGTCCCCGGACGTGCCGCGCGTCCTCAAGGGCGATGCGTTTCGTCTTAAGCAGGTGGTCACCAATCTGGTGGGCAATGCCATAAAGTTCACGCAGGACGGCCATGTCTACGTGCGCATGTCTCTGGGCGAACCGCCAACAGGCAAGGCTGCGGCCGGCTTGTGCAATCCGGTTCGTGTTCGAGTGGAGGTCGAGGATACCGGTATGGGCATCCCTGAAGAGGAGCAGGCAGAGATTTTCGAGTCCTTCCGTCAGGTGGATGAGTCCTATGCCAAGAAGCACGAGGGTTCCGGCCTCGGGTTGGCCATCTGCAAGCAGTTAGTTGCCATGATGGGCGGAACTATTTCCGTGGATTCCGTACTGGGCAAGGGGTCGATCTTTGCCTTTGACGCGCTGCTCTGCACTCCCGGTTCGGGCGAGGCAGAAGAAGATGTTCTGGAAACTTCCGCCGAAGCCCCCGACACGCCGCGCCGTCGAATTCTGGTGGCCGAAGACAATCCCCTGAACCAGACTTTTGCCCGGACCATTCTTGAAGAAGCCGGGCATGAAGTAACCTTGGCCGAGAACGGCATCGAGGCCCTCAGGCTCTTGAGCGAGAGCGAATACGACATGGTGTTCATGGACGTGCAGATGCCCGAGATGGACGGGCTGGAGGCGACCCGCCGGGTCCGCGAAGGACAGGCCGGGACGCACTCCCAAACCATCCCCATTGTGGCGGCTACTGCCTTTGCCGTTCCCGGTGACCGGGACAAGTGTATGGAAGCAGGCATGAATGGCTATGTGGTCAAGCCCCTTGAGAGCCGTGACCTGCTACAGGCGGTGGCCTCATTTACCGGACAAGCTGAAGATATGGAGACTGTTGATATGGCCCCCGCACCGCAGAAGAACGACATCGTCATCGACGTGGAACTCGCCCTTGAACGACTGGGCGGCCGTCGCGAACTCTTTGACAAGCTGGTGGCAACCTTCCTCGATGATTCGCCTCGCAAGCTGGCGGCCCTGTCCGAGGCCGTCACTTCCGGTAACACGGAAGAAGTGTTGCGCCTGTCTCATGGGTTGAAGAACTCTGCAGGCATGGTGCAGGCGCCCGAGATGGCCGCTGTGGCGCTGGAGCTGGAAATGGCTGTGCGCGAAGAGCGTTTGACCGAGATTCCGGAATTGACCGATTCGCTCATGGCTGCTTCGGACGCGACCATGCTGGCACTCAGGAAATTGGTGGAGGCATAG
- a CDS encoding NapC/NirT family cytochrome c: protein MANSEKRFSRKLLPGMLVGILLTVGLILASGYMLQVTNTDEFCVTCHVMKPFRVAWKKETHGGANPKGLEAQCVDCHLPHGGFVEFVTAKAYTGTRDIIMNMIIDPYTYDWAGRAKFRREFTYDNACRKCHVNLEPKGMRTSGILAHRQYLIGDLDKRCVDCHEHVGHKNMVTEINNYFKQSPQVAGKK, encoded by the coding sequence ATGGCAAACAGTGAGAAGCGTTTTAGCAGAAAGCTGTTGCCAGGCATGCTCGTCGGCATTCTCCTGACCGTCGGCTTGATCCTCGCCTCGGGCTATATGCTCCAGGTGACGAACACCGACGAATTCTGCGTCACTTGTCACGTAATGAAACCCTTCAGGGTTGCGTGGAAGAAAGAGACGCACGGAGGCGCCAATCCCAAAGGCCTTGAAGCGCAGTGTGTGGACTGTCACTTGCCGCATGGCGGTTTTGTGGAGTTCGTGACGGCCAAGGCGTACACCGGGACTCGGGACATTATCATGAACATGATTATCGACCCCTACACGTACGACTGGGCTGGCCGCGCCAAATTCCGGCGCGAATTCACCTACGACAATGCCTGTCGCAAATGTCACGTTAACCTCGAGCCGAAAGGCATGAGGACAAGCGGCATTCTGGCGCACAGGCAGTACCTCATCGGCGATCTGGACAAACGTTGCGTGGATTGCCACGAGCATGTCGGCCACAAGAACATGGTCACGGAAATCAACAACTATTTCAAACAGAGCCCGCAAGTCGCAGGCAAGAAGTAG